A region of Neovison vison isolate M4711 chromosome 7, ASM_NN_V1, whole genome shotgun sequence DNA encodes the following proteins:
- the LOC122913395 gene encoding zinc finger protein 525-like, with protein MSARISGLHQDRSFAEEGMVPGLVTMRPQDVAIDFSQEEWGQLSPGQKVLYWDVMLENYRNLISPGICSFENFISDWGTGSDNRIPSKHNISEESPQKKGHRDLNFIKAYRENSLSEMPILVESLSSFTEKKGYGCPECGRAFSSKSFLTQHWRIHTGDRPYECSECTRAFSQRRIHTGEKPYQCNECGKAFSDQSFFSQHQRIHSGEKPYQCNECGKAFSWASSLNLHQRTHTGENPYKCPDCRKPFRSSLSLHQRTHTGESPYTCKQCRDSFRYHSSLTKHQRTHKIKTPNECKECLKAFSCDSPLKVHQRIHNQGEILHIE; from the exons ATGTCGG ctcgGATCTCAGGCCTCCACCAGGACAGGTCCTTTGCCGAGGAGGGCATGGTTCCCGGGCTTGTGACTATGAGGCCCCAG GATGTGGCGATAGACTTCTCCCAGGAGGAGTGGGGGCAGCTGAGTCCTGGCCAGAAGGTGCTGTACTGGGACGTCATGCTGGAGAACTACAGGAACCTGATCTCACCGG GAATTTGCAGTTTTGAAAACTTTATTTCAGACTGGGGCACTGGGTCTGACAACAGGATACCTTCAAAGCATAACATCTCTGAAGAGTCACCTCAAAAGAAGGGACATCGGGACTTGAACTTCATAAAGGCCTACAGAGAGAACAGCCTCTCTGAGATGCCCATCCTGGTGGAATCTCTGAGCAGCTTCACAGAGAAGAAAGGCTATGGATGTCCTGAATGTGGGAGAGCCTTCAGCTCCAAGTCCTTCCTTACTCAGCACTGGCGGATCCACACAGGGGATAGACCCTATGAATGCAGTGAGTGCACGAGGGCCTTCAGCCAGAGG AGGATTCACACTGGCGAGAAACCCTATCAGTGCAAtgagtgtgggaaggcctttagtGATCAGTCTTTCTTCAGCCAGCACCAGAGGATCCACAGTGgggagaaaccttaccaatgcaATGAATGTGGAAAGGCTTTTAGCTGGGCCTCATCCCTTAATCTCCACCAGAGAACTCATACAGGTGAGAACCCCTATAAGTGTCCTGACTGCAGGAAACCCTTCCG CTCCTCCCTCAGCCTCCATCAGAGAACTCACACTGGGGAGAGTCCCTACACGTGTAAGCAGTGCAGGGACTCCTTCAGGTACCACTCCTCCCTGACCAAGCACCAGCGGACCCACAAAATCAAGACACCCAATGAGTGTAAGGAATGTCTAAAAGCCTTTAGTTGTGATTCACCCCTTAAAGTACATCAGAGGATCCATAACCAGGGAGAAATCCTACACATAGAGTGA